A genomic segment from Salmo trutta unplaced genomic scaffold, fSalTru1.1, whole genome shotgun sequence encodes:
- the LOC115187670 gene encoding uncharacterized protein LOC115187670 isoform X3 — MSVLLLCGGCIVLGMSVLCYYVEGVLRMSVYCVIMWRVYCIGDVCTVLLCGGCIVLGMSVLCYYVEGVLYWGCLYCVIMWRVYCIGDVCTVLLCGGYIGDVCVLCYYVAGVLGMSVYCVIMWRVYCIGDVCTVLLCGGCIVLGMSVLCYYVEGVLYWGCLEGVLYWGCLYCVIMWRVYCIGDVCGGCIVLGMSVYCVILWRVYCIGDVCTVLLCGGCIVLGMSVEGVLYWGCLCTVLFCGGCIVLGMSVLCYYVEGVLYWGCLYCVIMWRVYCIGDVCTVLLCGGCIVLGMSVLCYYVEGVLYWGCLWRVYCIGDVCVLCYFVEGVLYWGCLYCVIMWRVYCIGDVCTVLLCGGCIVLGMSVLCYYVEGVLYWGCLYCVIMWRVYCIGDVCTVLLCGGCIVLGMSVLCYYVEGVLYWECLWRVYCIGDVCVLCYFVEGVLYWGCLYCVIMWRVYCIGDVCTVLLCAGCIVLRVYCIVDVCTVLLCGGC; from the exons ATGTCTGTACTGTTATTATGTGGAGGGTGTATTGTATTGGGGATGTCTGTACTGTGTTATTATGTGGAGGGTGTATTGAGGATGTCTGTGTACTGTGTTATTATGTGGAGGGTGTATTGTATTGGGGATGTCTGTACTGTGTTATTATGTGGAGGGTGTATTGTATTGGGGATGTCTGTACTGTGTTATTATGTGGAGGGTGTATTGTATTGGGGATGTCTGTACTGTGTTATTATGTGGAGGGTGTATTGTATTGGGGATGTCTGTACTGTGTTATTATGTGGAGGGTATATTGGGGATGTCTGTGTACTGTGTTATTATGTGGCGGGTGTATTGGGGATGTCTGTGTACTGTGTTATTATGTGGCGGGTGTATTGTATTGGAGATGTCTGTACTGTGTTATTATGTGGAGGGTGTATTGTATTGGGGATGTCTGTACTGTGTTATTATGTGGAGGGTGTATTGTATTGGGGATGTCTAGAGGGTGTATTGTATTGGGGATGTCTGTACTGTGTTATTATGTGGAGGGTGTATTGTATTGGGGATGTCTGTGGAGGGTGTATTGTATTGGGGATGTCTGTGTACTGTGTTATTTTGTGGAGGGTGTATTGTATTGGGGATGTCTGTACTGTGTTATTATGTGGAGGGTGTATTGTATTGGGGATGTCTGTGGAGGGTGTATTGTATTGGGGATGTCTGTGTACTGTGTTATTTTGTGGAGGGTGTATTGTATTGGGGATGTCTGTACTGTGTTATTATGTGGAGGGTGTATTGTATTGGGGATGTCTGTACTGTGTTATTATGTGGAGGGTGTATTGTATTGGGGATGTCTGTACTGTGTTATTATGTGGAGGGTGTATTGTATTGGGGATGTCTGTTCTGTGTTATTATGTGGAGGGTGTATTGTATTGGGGATGTCTGTGGAGGGTGTATTGTATTGGGGATGTCTGTGTACTGTGTTATTTTGTGGAGGGTGTATTGTATTGGGGATGTCTGTACTGTGTTATTATGTGGAGGGTGTATTGTATTGGGGATGTCTGTACTGTGTTATTATGTGGAGGGTGTATTGTATTGGGGATGTCTGTACTGTGTTATTATGTGGAGGGTGTATTGTATTGGGGATGTCTGTACTGTGTTATTATGTGGAGGGTGTATTGTATTGGGGATGTCTGTACTGTGTTATTATGTGGAGGGTGTATTGTATTGGGGATGTCTGTACTGTGTTATTATGTGGAGGGTGTATTGTATTGGGAATGTCTGTGGAGGGTGTATTGTATTGGGGATGTCTGTGTACTGTGTTATTTTGTGGAGG GTGTATTGTATTGGGGATGTCTGTACTGTGTTATTATGTGGAGGGTGTATTGTATTGGGGATGTCTGTACTGTGTTATTATGTGCTGGGTGTATTGTATTGAGGGTGTATTGTATTGTGGATGTCTGTACTGTGTTATTATGTGGAGGGTGTTAA
- the LOC115187670 gene encoding uncharacterized protein LOC115187670 isoform X4 produces MCWVYCIGDVCTVLLCGGCIEDVCVLCYYVEGVLYWGCLYCYYVEGVLYWGCLYCVIMWRVYCIGDVCTVLLCGGCIVLGMSVLCYYVEGVLYWGCLYCVIMWRVYCIGDVCTVLLCGGYIGDVCVLCYYVAGVLGMSVYCVIMWRVYCIGDVCTVLLCGGCIVLGMSVLCYYVEGVLYWGCLEGVLYWGCLYCVIMWRVYCIGDVCGGCIVLGMSVYCVILWRVYCIGDVCTVLLCGGCIVLGMSVEGVLYWGCLCTVLFCGGCIVLGMSVLCYYVEGVLYWGCLYCVIMWRVYCIGDVCTVLLCGGCIVLGMSVLCYYVEGVLYWGCLWRVYCIGDVCVLCYFVEGVLYWGCLYCVIMWRVYCIGDVCTVLLCGGCIVLGMSVLCYYVEGVLYWGCLYCVIMWRVYCIGDVCTVLLCGGCIVLGMSVLCYYVEGVLYWGCLYCVIMWRVYCIGDVCTVLLCAGCIVLRVYCIVDVCTVLLCGGC; encoded by the exons ATGTGCTGGGTGTATTGTATTGGGGATGTCTGTACTGTGTTATTATGTGGAGGGTGTATTGAGGATGTCTGTGTACTGTGTTATTATGTGGAGGGTGTATTGTATTGGGGATGTCTGTACTGTTATTATGTGGAGGGTGTATTGTATTGGGGATGTCTGTACTGTGTTATTATGTGGAGG GTGTATTGTATTGGGGATGTCTGTACTGTGTTATTATGTGGAGGGTGTATTGTATTGGGGATGTCTGTACTGTGTTATTATGTGGAGGGTGTATTGTATTGGGGATGTCTGTACTGTGTTATTATGTGGAGGGTGTATTGTATTGGGGATGTCTGTACTGTGTTATTATGTGGAGGGTATATTGGGGATGTCTGTGTACTGTGTTATTATGTGGCGGGTGTATTGGGGATGTCTGTGTACTGTGTTATTATGTGGCGGGTGTATTGTATTGGAGATGTCTGTACTGTGTTATTATGTGGAGGGTGTATTGTATTGGGGATGTCTGTACTGTGTTATTATGTGGAGGGTGTATTGTATTGGGGATGTCTAGAGGGTGTATTGTATTGGGGATGTCTGTACTGTGTTATTATGTGGAGGGTGTATTGTATTGGGGATGTCTGTGGAGGGTGTATTGTATTGGGGATGTCTGTGTACTGTGTTATTTTGTGGAGGGTGTATTGTATTGGGGATGTCTGTACTGTGTTATTATGTGGAGGGTGTATTGTATTGGGGATGTCTGTGGAGGGTGTATTGTATTGGGGATGTCTGTGTACTGTGTTATTTTGTGGAGGGTGTATTGTATTGGGGATGTCTGTACTGTGTTATTATGTGGAGGGTGTATTGTATTGGGGATGTCTGTACTGTGTTATTATGTGGAGGGTGTATTGTATTGGGGATGTCTGTACTGTGTTATTATGTGGAGGGTGTATTGTATTGGGGATGTCTGTTCTGTGTTATTATGTGGAGGGTGTATTGTATTGGGGATGTCTGTGGAGGGTGTATTGTATTGGGGATGTCTGTGTACTGTGTTATTTTGTGGAGGGTGTATTGTATTGGGGATGTCTGTACTGTGTTATTATGTGGAGGGTGTATTGTATTGGGGATGTCTGTACTGTGTTATTATGTGGAGGGTGTATTGTATTGGGGATGTCTGTACTGTGTTATTATGTGGAGGGTGTATTGTATTGGGGATGTCTGTACTGTGTTATTATGTGGAGGGTGTATTGTATTGGGGATGTCTGTACTGTGTTATTATGTGGAGGGTGTATTGTATTGGGGATGTCTGTACTGTGTTATTATGTGGAGG GTGTATTGTATTGGGGATGTCTGTACTGTGTTATTATGTGGAGGGTGTATTGTATTGGGGATGTCTGTACTGTGTTATTATGTGCTGGGTGTATTGTATTGAGGGTGTATTGTATTGTGGATGTCTGTACTGTGTTATTATGTGGAGGGTGTTAA
- the LOC115187670 gene encoding uncharacterized protein LOC115187670 isoform X2, producing the protein MCWVYCIGDVCTVLLCGGCIEDVCVLCYYVEGVLRMSVYCVIMWRVYCIGDVCTVLLCGGCIVLGMSVLCYYVEGVLYWGCLYCVIMWRVYCIGDVCTVLLCGGYIGDVCVLCYYVAGVLGMSVYCVIMWRVYCIGDVCTVLLCGGCIVLGMSVLCYYVEGVLYWGCLEGVLYWGCLYCVIMWRVYCIGDVCGGCIVLGMSVYCVILWRVYCIGDVCTVLLCGGCIVLGMSVEGVLYWGCLCTVLFCGGCIVLGMSVLCYYVEGVLYWGCLYCVIMWRVYCIGDVCTVLLCGGCIVLGMSVLCYYVEGVLYWGCLWRVYCIGDVCVLCYFVEGVLYWGCLYCVIMWRVYCIGDVCTVLLCGGCIVLGMSVLCYYVEGVLYWGCLYCVIMWRVYCIGDVCTVLLCGGCIVLGMSVLCYYVEGVLYWECLWRVYCIGDVCVLCYFVEGVLYWGCLYCVIMWRVYCIGDVCTVLLCAGCIVLRVYCIVDVCTVLLCGGC; encoded by the exons ATGTGCTGGGTGTATTGTATTGGGGATGTCTGTACTGTGTTATTATGTGGAGGGTGTATTGAGGATGTCTGTGTACTGTGTTATTATGTGGAGG GTGTATTGAGGATGTCTGTGTACTGTGTTATTATGTGGAGGGTGTATTGTATTGGGGATGTCTGTACTGTGTTATTATGTGGAGGGTGTATTGTATTGGGGATGTCTGTACTGTGTTATTATGTGGAGGGTGTATTGTATTGGGGATGTCTGTACTGTGTTATTATGTGGAGGGTGTATTGTATTGGGGATGTCTGTACTGTGTTATTATGTGGAGGGTATATTGGGGATGTCTGTGTACTGTGTTATTATGTGGCGGGTGTATTGGGGATGTCTGTGTACTGTGTTATTATGTGGCGGGTGTATTGTATTGGAGATGTCTGTACTGTGTTATTATGTGGAGGGTGTATTGTATTGGGGATGTCTGTACTGTGTTATTATGTGGAGGGTGTATTGTATTGGGGATGTCTAGAGGGTGTATTGTATTGGGGATGTCTGTACTGTGTTATTATGTGGAGGGTGTATTGTATTGGGGATGTCTGTGGAGGGTGTATTGTATTGGGGATGTCTGTGTACTGTGTTATTTTGTGGAGGGTGTATTGTATTGGGGATGTCTGTACTGTGTTATTATGTGGAGGGTGTATTGTATTGGGGATGTCTGTGGAGGGTGTATTGTATTGGGGATGTCTGTGTACTGTGTTATTTTGTGGAGGGTGTATTGTATTGGGGATGTCTGTACTGTGTTATTATGTGGAGGGTGTATTGTATTGGGGATGTCTGTACTGTGTTATTATGTGGAGGGTGTATTGTATTGGGGATGTCTGTACTGTGTTATTATGTGGAGGGTGTATTGTATTGGGGATGTCTGTTCTGTGTTATTATGTGGAGGGTGTATTGTATTGGGGATGTCTGTGGAGGGTGTATTGTATTGGGGATGTCTGTGTACTGTGTTATTTTGTGGAGGGTGTATTGTATTGGGGATGTCTGTACTGTGTTATTATGTGGAGGGTGTATTGTATTGGGGATGTCTGTACTGTGTTATTATGTGGAGGGTGTATTGTATTGGGGATGTCTGTACTGTGTTATTATGTGGAGGGTGTATTGTATTGGGGATGTCTGTACTGTGTTATTATGTGGAGGGTGTATTGTATTGGGGATGTCTGTACTGTGTTATTATGTGGAGGGTGTATTGTATTGGGGATGTCTGTACTGTGTTATTATGTGGAGGGTGTATTGTATTGGGAATGTCTGTGGAGGGTGTATTGTATTGGGGATGTCTGTGTACTGTGTTATTTTGTGGAGG GTGTATTGTATTGGGGATGTCTGTACTGTGTTATTATGTGGAGGGTGTATTGTATTGGGGATGTCTGTACTGTGTTATTATGTGCTGGGTGTATTGTATTGAGGGTGTATTGTATTGTGGATGTCTGTACTGTGTTATTATGTGGAGGGTGTTAA
- the LOC115187670 gene encoding uncharacterized protein LOC115187670 isoform X1, translated as MCWVYCIGDVCTVLLCGGCIEDVCVLCYYVEGVLYWGCLYCYYVEGVLYWGCLYCVIMWRVYCIGDVCTVLLCGGCIVLGMSVLCYYVEGVLYWGCLYCVIMWRVYCIGDVCTVLLCGGYIGDVCVLCYYVAGVLGMSVYCVIMWRVYCIGDVCTVLLCGGCIVLGMSVLCYYVEGVLYWGCLEGVLYWGCLYCVIMWRVYCIGDVCGGCIVLGMSVYCVILWRVYCIGDVCTVLLCGGCIVLGMSVEGVLYWGCLCTVLFCGGCIVLGMSVLCYYVEGVLYWGCLYCVIMWRVYCIGDVCTVLLCGGCIVLGMSVLCYYVEGVLYWGCLWRVYCIGDVCVLCYFVEGVLYWGCLYCVIMWRVYCIGDVCTVLLCGGCIVLGMSVLCYYVEGVLYWGCLYCVIMWRVYCIGDVCTVLLCGGCIVLGMSVLCYYVEGVLYWECLWRVYCIGDVCVLCYFVEGVLYWGCLYCVIMWRVYCIGDVCTVLLCAGCIVLRVYCIVDVCTVLLCGGC; from the exons ATGTGCTGGGTGTATTGTATTGGGGATGTCTGTACTGTGTTATTATGTGGAGGGTGTATTGAGGATGTCTGTGTACTGTGTTATTATGTGGAGGGTGTATTGTATTGGGGATGTCTGTACTGTTATTATGTGGAGGGTGTATTGTATTGGGGATGTCTGTACTGTGTTATTATGTGGAGG GTGTATTGTATTGGGGATGTCTGTACTGTGTTATTATGTGGAGGGTGTATTGTATTGGGGATGTCTGTACTGTGTTATTATGTGGAGGGTGTATTGTATTGGGGATGTCTGTACTGTGTTATTATGTGGAGGGTGTATTGTATTGGGGATGTCTGTACTGTGTTATTATGTGGAGGGTATATTGGGGATGTCTGTGTACTGTGTTATTATGTGGCGGGTGTATTGGGGATGTCTGTGTACTGTGTTATTATGTGGCGGGTGTATTGTATTGGAGATGTCTGTACTGTGTTATTATGTGGAGGGTGTATTGTATTGGGGATGTCTGTACTGTGTTATTATGTGGAGGGTGTATTGTATTGGGGATGTCTAGAGGGTGTATTGTATTGGGGATGTCTGTACTGTGTTATTATGTGGAGGGTGTATTGTATTGGGGATGTCTGTGGAGGGTGTATTGTATTGGGGATGTCTGTGTACTGTGTTATTTTGTGGAGGGTGTATTGTATTGGGGATGTCTGTACTGTGTTATTATGTGGAGGGTGTATTGTATTGGGGATGTCTGTGGAGGGTGTATTGTATTGGGGATGTCTGTGTACTGTGTTATTTTGTGGAGGGTGTATTGTATTGGGGATGTCTGTACTGTGTTATTATGTGGAGGGTGTATTGTATTGGGGATGTCTGTACTGTGTTATTATGTGGAGGGTGTATTGTATTGGGGATGTCTGTACTGTGTTATTATGTGGAGGGTGTATTGTATTGGGGATGTCTGTTCTGTGTTATTATGTGGAGGGTGTATTGTATTGGGGATGTCTGTGGAGGGTGTATTGTATTGGGGATGTCTGTGTACTGTGTTATTTTGTGGAGGGTGTATTGTATTGGGGATGTCTGTACTGTGTTATTATGTGGAGGGTGTATTGTATTGGGGATGTCTGTACTGTGTTATTATGTGGAGGGTGTATTGTATTGGGGATGTCTGTACTGTGTTATTATGTGGAGGGTGTATTGTATTGGGGATGTCTGTACTGTGTTATTATGTGGAGGGTGTATTGTATTGGGGATGTCTGTACTGTGTTATTATGTGGAGGGTGTATTGTATTGGGGATGTCTGTACTGTGTTATTATGTGGAGGGTGTATTGTATTGGGAATGTCTGTGGAGGGTGTATTGTATTGGGGATGTCTGTGTACTGTGTTATTTTGTGGAGG GTGTATTGTATTGGGGATGTCTGTACTGTGTTATTATGTGGAGGGTGTATTGTATTGGGGATGTCTGTACTGTGTTATTATGTGCTGGGTGTATTGTATTGAGGGTGTATTGTATTGTGGATGTCTGTACTGTGTTATTATGTGGAGGGTGTTAA
- the LOC115187670 gene encoding uncharacterized protein LOC115187670 isoform X6: MSVLCYYVEGVLRMSVYCVIMWRVYCIGDVCTVIMWRVYCIGDVCTVLLCGGCIEDVCVLCYYVEGVLYWGCLYCVIMWRVYCIGDVCTVLLCGGCIVLGMSVLCYYVEGVLYWGCLYCVIMWRVYWGCLCTVLLCGGCIGDVCVLCYYVAGVLYWRCLYCVIMWRVYCIGDVCTVLLCGGCIVLGMSRGCIVLGMSVLCYYVEGVLYWGCLWRVYCIGDVCVLCYFVEGVLYWGCLYCVIMWRVYCIGDVCGGCIVLGMSVYCVILWRVYCIGDVCTVLLCGGCIVLGMSVLCYYVEGVLYWGCLYCVIMWRVYCIGDVCSVLLCGGCIVLGMSVEGVLYWGCLCTVLFCGGCIVLGMSVLCYYVEGVLYWGCLYCVIMWRVYCIGDVCTVLLCAGCIVLRVYCIVDVCTVLLCGGC; this comes from the exons ATGTCTGTACTGTGTTATTATGTGGAGGGTGTATTGAGGATGTCTGTGTACTGTGTTATTATGTGGAGGGTGTATTGTATTGGGGATGTCTGTACTGTTATTATGTGGAGGGTGTATTGTATTGGGGATGTCTGTACTGTGTTATTATGTGGAGGGTGTATTGAGGATGTCTGTGTACTGTGTTATTATGTGGAGGGTGTATTGTATTGGGGATGTCTGTACTGTGTTATTATGTGGAGGGTGTATTGTATTGGGGATGTCTGTACTGTGTTATTATGTGGAGGGTGTATTGTATTGGGGATGTCTGTACTGTGTTATTATGTGGAGGGTGTATTGTATTGGGGATGTCTGTACTGTGTTATTATGTGGAGGGTATATTGGGGATGTCTGTGTACTGTGTTATTATGTGGCGGGTGTATTGGGGATGTCTGTGTACTGTGTTATTATGTGGCGGGTGTATTGTATTGGAGATGTCTGTACTGTGTTATTATGTGGAGGGTGTATTGTATTGGGGATGTCTGTACTGTGTTATTATGTGGAGGGTGTATTGTATTGGGGATGTCTAGAGGGTGTATTGTATTGGGGATGTCTGTACTGTGTTATTATGTGGAGGGTGTATTGTATTGGGGATGTCTGTGGAGGGTGTATTGTATTGGGGATGTCTGTGTACTGTGTTATTTTGTGGAGGGTGTATTGTATTGGGGATGTCTGTACTGTGTTATTATGTGGAGGGTGTATTGTATTGGGGATGTCTGTGGAGGGTGTATTGTATTGGGGATGTCTGTGTACTGTGTTATTTTGTGGAGGGTGTATTGTATTGGGGATGTCTGTACTGTGTTATTATGTGGAGGGTGTATTGTATTGGGGATGTCTGTACTGTGTTATTATGTGGAGGGTGTATTGTATTGGGGATGTCTGTACTGTGTTATTATGTGGAGGGTGTATTGTATTGGGGATGTCTGTTCTGTGTTATTATGTGGAGGGTGTATTGTATTGGGGATGTCTGTGGAGGGTGTATTGTATTGGGGATGTCTGTGTACTGTGTTATTTTGTGGAGGGTGTATTGTATTGGGGATGTCTGTACTGTGTTATTATGTGGAGG GTGTATTGTATTGGGGATGTCTGTACTGTGTTATTATGTGGAGGGTGTATTGTATTGGGGATGTCTGTACTGTGTTATTATGTGCTGGGTGTATTGTATTGAGGGTGTATTGTATTGTGGATGTCTGTACTGTGTTATTATGTGGAGGGTGTTAA
- the LOC115187670 gene encoding uncharacterized protein LOC115187670 isoform X7: MCWVYCIGDVCTVLLCGGCIEDVCVLCYYVEGVLYWGCLYCYYVEGVLYWGCLYCVIMWRVYCIGDVCTVLLCGGCIVLGMSVLCYYVEGVLYWGCLYCVIMWRVYCIGDVCTVLLCGGYIGDVCVLCYYVAGVLGMSVYCVIMWRVYCIGDVCTVLLCGGCIVLGMSVLCYYVEGVLYWGCLEGVLYWGCLYCVIMWRVYCIGDVCGGCIVLGMSVYCVILWRVYCIGDVCTVLLCGGCIVLGMSVEGVLYWGCLCTVLFCGGCIVLGMSVLCYYVEGVLYWGCLYCVIMWRVYCIGDVCTVLLCGGCIVLGMSVLCYYVEGVLYWGCLWRVYCIGDVCVLCYFVEGVLYWGCLYCVIMWRVYCIGDVCTVLLCGGCIVLGMSVLCYYVLGVLY, from the exons ATGTGCTGGGTGTATTGTATTGGGGATGTCTGTACTGTGTTATTATGTGGAGGGTGTATTGAGGATGTCTGTGTACTGTGTTATTATGTGGAGGGTGTATTGTATTGGGGATGTCTGTACTGTTATTATGTGGAGGGTGTATTGTATTGGGGATGTCTGTACTGTGTTATTATGTGGAGG GTGTATTGTATTGGGGATGTCTGTACTGTGTTATTATGTGGAGGGTGTATTGTATTGGGGATGTCTGTACTGTGTTATTATGTGGAGGGTGTATTGTATTGGGGATGTCTGTACTGTGTTATTATGTGGAGGGTGTATTGTATTGGGGATGTCTGTACTGTGTTATTATGTGGAGGGTATATTGGGGATGTCTGTGTACTGTGTTATTATGTGGCGGGTGTATTGGGGATGTCTGTGTACTGTGTTATTATGTGGCGGGTGTATTGTATTGGAGATGTCTGTACTGTGTTATTATGTGGAGGGTGTATTGTATTGGGGATGTCTGTACTGTGTTATTATGTGGAGGGTGTATTGTATTGGGGATGTCTAGAGGGTGTATTGTATTGGGGATGTCTGTACTGTGTTATTATGTGGAGGGTGTATTGTATTGGGGATGTCTGTGGAGGGTGTATTGTATTGGGGATGTCTGTGTACTGTGTTATTTTGTGGAGGGTGTATTGTATTGGGGATGTCTGTACTGTGTTATTATGTGGAGGGTGTATTGTATTGGGGATGTCTGTGGAGGGTGTATTGTATTGGGGATGTCTGTGTACTGTGTTATTTTGTGGAGGGTGTATTGTATTGGGGATGTCTGTACTGTGTTATTATGTGGAGGGTGTATTGTATTGGGGATGTCTGTACTGTGTTATTATGTGGAGGGTGTATTGTATTGGGGATGTCTGTACTGTGTTATTATGTGGAGGGTGTATTGTATTGGGGATGTCTGTTCTGTGTTATTATGTGGAGGGTGTATTGTATTGGGGATGTCTGTGGAGGGTGTATTGTATTGGGGATGTCTGTGTACTGTGTTATTTTGTGGAGGGTGTATTGTATTGGGGATGTCTGTACTGTGTTATTATGTGGAGG GTGTATTGTATTGGGGATGTCTGTACTGTGTTATTATGTGGAGGGTGTATTGTATTGGGGATGTCTGTACTGTGTTATTATGTGCTGGGTGTATTGTATTGA
- the LOC115187670 gene encoding uncharacterized protein LOC115187670 isoform X5: MCWVYCIGDVCTVLLCGGCIEDVCVLCYYVEGVLYWGCLYCYYVEGVLYWGCLYCVIMWRVYCIGDVCTVLLCGGCIVLGMSVLCYYVEGVLYWGCLYCVIMWRVYCIGDVCTVLLCGGYIGDVCVLCYYVAGVLGMSVYCVIMWRVYCIGDVCTVLLCGGCIVLGMSVLCYYVEGVLYWGCLEGVLYWGCLYCVIMWRVYCIGDVCGGCIVLGMSVYCVILWRVYCIGDVCTVLLCGGCIVLGMSVEGVLYWGCLCTVLFCGGCIVLGMSVLCYYVEGVLYWGCLYCVIMWRVYCIGDVCTVLLCGGCIVLGMSVLCYYVEGVLYWGCLWRVYCIGDVCVLCYFVEGVLYWGCLYCVIMWRVYCIGDVCTVLLCGGCIVLGMSVLCYYVEGVLYWGCLYCVIMWRVYCIGDVCTVLLCGGCIVLGMSVLCYYVEGVLYWECLWRVYCIGDVCVLCYFVEGVLYWGCLWSVVSLAMPD; the protein is encoded by the exons ATGTGCTGGGTGTATTGTATTGGGGATGTCTGTACTGTGTTATTATGTGGAGGGTGTATTGAGGATGTCTGTGTACTGTGTTATTATGTGGAGGGTGTATTGTATTGGGGATGTCTGTACTGTTATTATGTGGAGGGTGTATTGTATTGGGGATGTCTGTACTGTGTTATTATGTGGAGG GTGTATTGTATTGGGGATGTCTGTACTGTGTTATTATGTGGAGGGTGTATTGTATTGGGGATGTCTGTACTGTGTTATTATGTGGAGGGTGTATTGTATTGGGGATGTCTGTACTGTGTTATTATGTGGAGGGTGTATTGTATTGGGGATGTCTGTACTGTGTTATTATGTGGAGGGTATATTGGGGATGTCTGTGTACTGTGTTATTATGTGGCGGGTGTATTGGGGATGTCTGTGTACTGTGTTATTATGTGGCGGGTGTATTGTATTGGAGATGTCTGTACTGTGTTATTATGTGGAGGGTGTATTGTATTGGGGATGTCTGTACTGTGTTATTATGTGGAGGGTGTATTGTATTGGGGATGTCTAGAGGGTGTATTGTATTGGGGATGTCTGTACTGTGTTATTATGTGGAGGGTGTATTGTATTGGGGATGTCTGTGGAGGGTGTATTGTATTGGGGATGTCTGTGTACTGTGTTATTTTGTGGAGGGTGTATTGTATTGGGGATGTCTGTACTGTGTTATTATGTGGAGGGTGTATTGTATTGGGGATGTCTGTGGAGGGTGTATTGTATTGGGGATGTCTGTGTACTGTGTTATTTTGTGGAGGGTGTATTGTATTGGGGATGTCTGTACTGTGTTATTATGTGGAGGGTGTATTGTATTGGGGATGTCTGTACTGTGTTATTATGTGGAGGGTGTATTGTATTGGGGATGTCTGTACTGTGTTATTATGTGGAGGGTGTATTGTATTGGGGATGTCTGTTCTGTGTTATTATGTGGAGGGTGTATTGTATTGGGGATGTCTGTGGAGGGTGTATTGTATTGGGGATGTCTGTGTACTGTGTTATTTTGTGGAGGGTGTATTGTATTGGGGATGTCTGTACTGTGTTATTATGTGGAGGGTGTATTGTATTGGGGATGTCTGTACTGTGTTATTATGTGGAGGGTGTATTGTATTGGGGATGTCTGTACTGTGTTATTATGTGGAGGGTGTATTGTATTGGGGATGTCTGTACTGTGTTATTATGTGGAGGGTGTATTGTATTGGGGATGTCTGTACTGTGTTATTATGTGGAGGGTGTATTGTATTGGGGATGTCTGTACTGTGTTATTATGTGGAGGGTGTATTGTATTGGGAATGTCTGTGGAGGGTGTATTGTATTGGGGATGTCTGTGTACTGTGTTATTTTGTGGAGGGTGTATTGTATTGGGGATGTCTGTggagtgtcgtgtctttggctatgccggattaa